Genomic segment of Armatimonadota bacterium:
CCGGATGCCCTCGTCAACCAGCGGCAGCGCTCCCCCGAGTACGCGCGGGCCGACCTGGCGCGCGCCCTCACCGTCGCCGATCCCGACCCGAGCCGGGCCCCGCTCTTCGCTGCGCCGGTCCCTGTTCCGCCGATGCCCTGGAAGCTCGCGCCCGCGACCGGCCACATCTACGGCGCGGCCGCCACCCCAAACGGCCCCGCCGATCAGGTCCTGATCGAGCTCTACGACGCGACCGGAAAGCTCGTGGCCTCACAGCGGACGAACGGGCGGGGCTGGTTCGGATTCGTCGACCTGAGTCCCGGCGGCTACTCCGTAGCCGCCGGCGGGGTTTCGACGATGATCACCGTCTCCGCGGGAAGAGTCGCTCCGGTTTCGCTGGTTCTCCGCCGCTAGGACGGCACAAACCGACGCAGGCCTGCGTTCCCCTGAGGGGAGAATAGATACCCGCGAGGCGGTTGGCCATCGGCAATGCGCCCAGTCCGGCTGATCATCGTCGTCCTCCTCGGCCTCTCGGTGACGGCCAACCCTGCCCGCGCTGCAACCGCGCCGCCTCCCGTGGTCCTGACGGACGTCTCCCACGCGCTCGAAGGCCGCATGTTGGTCATTACCGGGCGGGTGACGAACGCCGGCTCCGCGCCCACCGCTCCGCTGGTCATCGACGCCACGGGGTACAGCTCCTCCGGGGATCTGGCCTCCACGGGCAGCGACGGCATCCCCTGGCCGATGGCCCCGGGGCAGACCGAACGGTTCTCCATCGGTCTCCCCCTGGGCCGGACGCTCATCCGGGAGTATGTCGTGCAGGTCTCCCGCGTCCGCGCCCCGGTCCCGTACTCCTCCGCGCGCCGCACCGTCGCCGTTGCGATGTACCGCGAGTTCCTCCGGACACTGGTGGAACTGCGCGGCGACCTTTTCAAGGGGTTCCTCACCGTGCGCGCGGACGGACCCGGCCTGCCCGTGGCGCAGGTGACGGCGGAGGCCAGCGTGCTGGTCTTCAACCCGCTCCTCGACGGCTTCCAGCCCCTGCGGCTGACCCTGGACCTCGACCTCAACCGCTTCACAACGGTGTTCGTGGGCTCGCCGCACGCCTTCTTGATCTCTCTGCGCCTGGTCGACCTGCGCCTGAACGCCGGCTGGTCGGACTGAGCAGACCACCGTGCCGGCCTCCCGCCTGCTGCTCCTGGTCGACGGCGACGCGCTGCTGTATCGCGCCGCCCACGCCATCCCCCGCATGACCGGCCCCCGCGGCCTGCCCACCAACGGGCTGTACGGCTTCGCCGGCATGATCTGGCAGCTGCGCACCACCCTGACACCGTCGCACATGGCGGTGGCCTTCACGGCCGACCCGCCCCTCGTGAAACACGGGTGGGATCCGACCTACAAGATCAACCACTACGAGCATCCGGAAGAGATCAAACGGCAGATCCCCTACGCCCTGCGATTCGTGGAGGCCGCGGGCGCGCGCGCCTTCCTCGAATCAGGCTACGAGGCCGACGACGTCCTGGCCACGCTGGTCGGGCGGCGCGGCCGGCTGCCCGTGCGCATCGTGACCAGCGACCGCGACTTCTATCAGCTGGTGTCCACCGACGTCCTGGTGCTGCGTCCCGTCCGCGGCGTGAGCGAGATGCAGACGGTCGATACCGCCGCCGTATGGGCGGCCTTCGGCGTGGCGCCCGCCCAGGTGCCGGACCTGCGGGCGCTGGTCGGAGACCCGTCGGACGACATCATCGGCGTCCGGGGGATCGGCCCGAAGACCGCGGCCTCCCTGCTGCACCGTCACGGCACCGTCGAAGCGCTGCTGGATCACCTCGACGACGGCGGCCTGCGGACGCGCCTCGGTCCGCTGCGCGACCGGATTCTACTGAACAAACGGCTCTCCATACCGTTGACTGTGCCCCTCGCGCGTCGTCCCGATCTCACTGTGCGCGAGCCACAGATCCAGGTACTCCGCGCGCTCGCCGAGGAGACCGACGTCGCCACCTTCACCCCGCGATAGAACTGAGGCGGCAATCGGTGCGCCCGGTCACGCTGAATCAGAGCATCCGGCCGCAAGCCACGGTATAATAACTCCGACTGTGGGGACGTAGCTCAGCGGGAGAGCACCTGCTTTGCACGCAGGGGGTCGCCGGTTCGAATCCGGTCGTCTCCACCACGAATCCCTGCAAAACGCCGGTTCAGGGGCGCGCGGGCGCCGCGATGCCGGCCCGGATGGCCCCGATCAGCGTGGCCGCCGCCCCGCCCAACAGGCGGGCGTCGGAGCCCGCCCCGATGAAGAGGAAGCCGCGCGCGGCGCAGGCCAGAGCCTCGTCGGCGCCGGCCGCCATGTAGCCCACGGCGACCCCGTGCGCCTGCGCCGCCCGCTGGATCCGCTGCACGGCGGACGTGAACGCGGGATGATCGAACTGGCGGAACACTTTCAAGTTGGCGGAGAGGTCGTTCGGCCCGATGAACAGGACGTCCAGACCGGGCACCGCGGCAATCTCCTCCACCTGCTCCAATGCGTCGGCGGTCTCCACCTGACAGGCCACCAGCACCTGGTCGTTCCAGGCCGCGAAGTACTGGGGAAGATCCAGGCCGAAACGGTTCGCCCGCGTCCCCGCCACGCCGCGAATGCCCTCCGGAGGATACTTGGCGGCGCGGACGGCCGCCCGCGCCTCGGCCGCCGAGTTCACCAGCGGCACAAGGACGCCCAGCGCGCCGCGGTCCAGAGCCTGCTTGATCAGCGCCGGGTCGTTGGCGGCGACCCGCGTGATCGGCACCACCCCGTGGCGCTCCGCCGCCCGGATCATATTCTCCGTGGTCTCCGGCGTCGCCGGCCCGTGTTCCGTATCGATGAGCAGCCAGTCCCATCCGTAGCTCGCCAGTACCTCGACGCCGGAAGGGCAGGGCAGGCTGATCCACAATCCGAAGGTCGGCGTCCCGTTCCGGAGCTGCAGCTTCACCCGATTTTCCACCATCGCCCGCCCTCCTCGCCGAATCGACACCCGCCGACAGTTTTCTCCGCAGAACACCCGGAGCCTCCGGTAACGGTCCTGGCTAATTGGGTCGGACCCACGGAGGCGAAGCCTGCGAGGCGCAATTCACCTCCTCCCCCTGCCGGCCAGCGACGGAGGGGGCCCGGAATGCGGTCCTGGCTCGGGAAGGCTCGTCGGACGCCGCCGGAGCCGACCGTTCAGGCGCCGGTTTCGCGCATGAAACGCTGCAGGGCTTCCACCAGGGCCTGCAGCTGTTTGACAACGTCCTTGGTGCTGGGATACTCGCCCAGGCCCTTCAGCTCGCCGGCGATGCGCGCCAGATCCCGCTGGCACGCCGCTGCGGCATCGCGCACGGCCAGTCTCGGAGGCATACCACCGTCACCCCTTTCACCGTCCTGCCGCACGAGCGGCGGTCATCGGGGCTCACGCCCACCCCTATAGTGTATAGACTATCGGCCGCGGTGTGGACCACCGGTGGCGTGGTCGCCCGAGGCGCGCCACAATGGACGTGTGTGCTGAAGGGAGCGGCCCGGGGAGCAAGTATCCCAGTATCCGGCACCAACCTCGGAGGGCAGGGCTCATGGGCAGGATCGCTCGGGCGGGGGTGACCGTCGCCGTCCTCGGCCTCGCCGTGACGGTCGTCCGGCCGGCGGCATGGTCGCAGCCGACGCTGGACGACCTGGTCATCCGGTTCTTCGAGATCACGGCGTCGATCGCGCCGGTGCCGCTGCGCTACGAGGTGACCGAAGGCGGCGAGCCGCGCTTCCTGTCGCGGGGCACGCTGCGCGGCGCGGCGACGGCCATGGTGGAGGTCGCCGCACCCGGGGAGGTCGGGGCGGGGCGGTTCTACTTCGACTCCGACATGAAGTTGACCTCGGTGCGCGCCCCCGGATACCAGGTCAGACCGTCCCGGCAGCGCGATATCCTCACCCTGACCTTCGAGCCGGCGCTTCCGCCCGGAGCGAAGGTCCCGGTCACGTTCGAGTTCGAGGGTCGGCCCCTGTACCTCTACGACGAGTTCGTCGAAATCTCCGAGGGCACGCTTTATCCCGTGCTGGTCAGCCCCTTCGGCGACTTCTCCGCCAACCTGGGCCGCGTCGTCCTCACCCTGACCGTCCCCGCCGGGTACACCGTCGGCGCCACCGGCCGGCTGGTCTCCCGAAGCGGCAACACCACGACGTGGGATTCCGAGGTCGCCGTCCCCTGGGTCGCCATCGCCGGGGGCCGCCGCCACACCATCCGTGAGCGGACGGTTCAGGGGGTGGCCATGCAGTTCTACGTGCCGCCGGGAGAGGACCGCAACCTGGACAAGCTGGCCGGCTTCCTCGGCCGGTCGGTCGAGTTCTACAGCGGCCTGCTCTACCCGTTCCCCTACACGGAGTTGCGCACGATCTCGTCGCTTCGGATCTCCGGCGGCATCGGCTATCCGGCCTTCCTCCTGATCGACGACCGCGCCTTCAAGAACACCTTCTCGGGCACCCTGAACCGCGACTCGTTCCTCCTCCTCCTCATGGCCCACGAGGCGGCCCACAGCTACGTCCCGAGCCAGACCGTCCCCAAGGGGGTGGGCTTCATCTGGCTGTCCGAAGGCTTCGCCGAATACCTGGCCCTGATGGCGGTGGAGGCGCTGATGGGCCCGGAGGCGTTCCGGCGCGAACTGCAGGAGGAGCGGGACAACTACGCCCGTATCGCCGGCTCGGCCACCGAGCCGGCGATCGCCTCGATCACCTTCGCCAACTACCGCGGCGCGGCCCGCCCGGTGATCTACTCCAAGGGCGCCCTCGTGCTGCACATGCTGCGCGGCCTGATGGGGGAGGACGCCTTCAGGCAGGGCCTGGCCGCGTACTTCCGGGCCTTCCGCAGGCGGGCGGCCCGGATCTCCGACTTCCAGGAGGCGATGGAACGGGCCGCGGGACAACCGCTGGACGCCTTCTTCCGGCAGTGGATTCAGGAGAAGGTCCTGCCCGACTACACGGTGGGGGAGGTCCGCTCCGCACCGGCCGCCGACGGGGGAACCACGACCACCGCCGTCGTCCGCAACCTCGGCACGGGCCGGATGACGGTCGAGGTCGGCTTCGTCATGGACGGCGAGACGCACGTGGAGAAAGCCGACGTGCCAGCGAAGGGCGAGGTGACGGTGACGGCGAGCACCCCGAAACCGGTGAGGCGGGTCGAGGTCGATCCGCGGAAGTGGATGATCCAGAAAGACTACAAGAACGACACGGCGGCCGTGCGCTGAGACCCGGGGTCCGCCTGGGCGGCGCGCGCCGCGGGCATGGCGTGGGTGAGCCTTCTGCGAAGGCATCCCACGGTACCGCGGGGTGGTCCCCCATGCGGATCTGGCAGGTTGTGGTCGGCGGTGTGCTGATCGGCGGGCTGTTCGCCGTCGCCGGCGGGGCGAGCGCCGCGCAGATGTCCAGGCTGAAGGTGGTGCGCGACGTCCTGGCCGCGCGCGTCGAGAACCGGCAGCCGGTCGAAGCGACGGTTCCGGTCGCCGCGGACATCGGCGAACTCTTCTACTTCACCGAGGTGGCCGGCGGTCCCGGAACGATCCGGCACGTCTGGATCTGGCAGGGCCGGACGATGGCCACGGTCTCCCTCCGGGTCGGCGCCTCCCCGGGATGGAAGACCTGGAGCTCGAAGTCCATCATGCCGCAGTGGACCGGACCGTGGCGGGTGGAGGCCCGGGACGGCGACACTGTGCTGTCCTTCAAGGAGTTCGAAGTGAAGCGCTAACCGGCCATCCGCCGCTCGGCCTCGGCCCGGGTGAAGCGGTACGGTCCCGGGTGCTCCAGCTTGAGGGACACGACCGCCGCCGCCAGCCGGCAGGCGTACTCCGGATCGGCGTGGGTGCGGGCGGCAACGTACGCGGCGAAGGTGGTATCTCCGCGTCCGGTGCGCCCCCGCACCGCCCTCGGGGTGAACCGGCCCTCGTAGAACGTCCCGCCGGCGAAGGCCAACACGCCGCCGGCGTGGGTGAGGAGGACCTCCCGCGGCCCCAGATCGGCCAGGGCCCGCGCCGCCTCCCGGAGGTCCGTCCTCCCCGTGAGCACTTCCGCCTCCGCGTCGTCCGCTTTGAGGTAGGTCACCGCCGCCAGATCCCGTTCCTTGCCCGGCCAGTCCCGCGTCACCAGCACGTCGCCTTCGCGCACCCGGGCGAATCCCTGGACGTCGAGCCCGACGGAGCCGCGGGCGGCCAGGAGGCGGACGGTCTCGGCGGAAACCTCGCCGGCCATGAGCGGGGTGATGATCGTGACCCGCGCCTCGAGCGGAGGGATCTCCGCCGCCGTGAAGGGACCGGCGAAGCCGAGGGGGTGGCAGAGGCGGCGGTCCGTTGAGGGGTCGGGGTAGATGTTCTCGATCCCCGTCGTCTGCGGGGCCGGCGACGCATGGACGACGATGCCCTCTCGGCGCATCTCCTCGAGGAAGGGGAAGTCGTCGGGATGCAGCTTCGTGACCACGGCCACGGTGTAGCCGAGGCGGCGCGCCGCCATCGCGCCGTAGTAGACCCCGCCGCCGGAAGCCGCTTCCGCCGCTCCGCCGACGACCAGGCGGTCCCGGGCGAAGTGCCCGACGAAGGCGACGTCGATATCGGCGCTCATCGCGGCCCGGGCCCCAGGAGGGCGGGTTCGGCGGTGAACTCCAGGACGCGCTCGCACCACCGCGCGGCGTCCAGCAGACGATCCTCGGCCAGCATCGGGGCGACGAGCTGGACGGCCAGGGGCAGCCCGCCCCGGGCCAGGCCGCTCGGCACCGCGAGCGACGGCAGGCCGGTGAAACTCCAGGGCGCGCAGAAGATCGGGTCGCCCGTTGTGCCCTCGGCCAGCGGCGGCGCCGGAGCAGGAGCGGCCGGCAGCAGGAGAAAGTCGCAGGACTCGAAGACGGTCGTCATCGCCTTGCGGAAGCGGGCGCGCTCCTCCTGGGCCAGGAGGTAATCCACCCCGGAGACCGTCTGTCCGGAGCTCACCAGCTCTCTGATTTTCGGCGGATAGGCGTCGGCGTGGAGCGGGAACCACCGGTGATGGTAGGCGGCGGCCTCCACGCGCAGGACGAGCCGGCCCACGTCGTCGATGCGGGTCCAGCCGTCGGGCAGAGCGACATCCCCGATCGTCGCCCCGGCGCGGGACAAGGTGCGGGCCACAGCCTCCAGATGCGTCCCGACCTCCTCCGCGGCGTAGCGCTCGAGGAACGCCCGCGGGATGCCCAGGCGCGGCGGCGCCGGAGCGGGCGCGGCCGGAGGCCGGGAAGGTTCGGCCAGGGCGGCAAAGACCAGCGCCGCATCGTCCACGGTGCGGGCGAAGATGCCGACGTGGTCCAGGCTCCACGCCAGCGGGGTGACGCCGTCCAGGCTGATGGCCCCGTAACTGCCCTTGAAGCCGACGACGCCGCAGTAGGCCGCGGGGCGGATCGTGGACCCGATGGTCTGGGAGCCGAGGGCCAGCGGCACCATCCGCGCCGCGACGCCCGCCGCGGAACCGCTCGAGGATCCCCCGGGGGTGTGGTCGAGGTTCCAGGGGTTCCGCGTCGGACTCGGATCGGCGAAGGCGAAGGGCGTCGTCACCGTCTTCCCCAGCATGATCGCTCCCGCCTGGCGCAGGAGCGCGGCGCAGCGCGCGTCGCGCTCCGGTGTGCGGTGGGCGAAGGCTCCGGCGCCTGAGCCGGTGACCATCCCGGCCACGTCGAAGATGTCCTTCAGCGCGACGGGCACGCCGTGGAGCGGTCCCCGCAGGAAGCCGGCCCGGGCTTCGCTATCCAGCCGCCGGGCCTGCTCCAGCGCGCCGCGCCCGTCCACGTGCACCCAGGCCTGCAGCTGCGGATCGAGGCGCGCGATCTGGGCCAGACAGGCTTCGACCACCGCCACCGGGGAAAGGGCCGCGGAACGGACGGCGGCGGCGATCTGCAGGGCCGTGAGACGGTGCGGTTCTGCGGACGGCACGGAGACTGAGTTCTCCGCCCGCGGAGGTCCTCCCCGCCGGAGGACGCCGGCTACGTCTGCGCCGTGGCCAGATTTCCGATCATAAAGCCGAAGATGCCCGGCTCGACGACGCTGGGCACCAGGTGCGTGAGTACGACGACGCCGCGGTCCACGGGACAGCGGATCACCTCCAGTTCCTCCAGCGAGTAGGGGCTGACCACGCGGCCCAGGACCTGACCGCCCCGGACCTCGCCGCCGAGATCGGTCACCTCCGGCAGCAGCAGGCCCCCGTGATGGGGGCGCAGGGTGACGATCTCGCGCAGGACGATCTGGGGCGGAGGCGGCGTCGCGGGACCGGGGAGCACTCCGAGCGTGCGCAGGATGTTGAGCAGGCCGGCGATGCCGCGGGCCACGTAGGCGCTCTGGTCGACGCGCCCCCCGCCCAGTTCCACAACGACGGAACGGATGCCCAGGTCGCGGGTGACGCTGATCGACGTCCCGGGCAGCGGGTCTCGGGGGCGGTACAGCAGGGACGAGCCGAAGGCGCGGGACAGAGGCTCGGCGTTGATGATGTAGACGTAGTCCACCGTGGGCGTGGACCCGCCGGCGTGGAGGTCGATGTAGACGTCCAGCGGCCGGAGAAACTCCTCCACGATCTTGTGGGCCATCTGCTCCGTGAGGTGCCCCCCGGCGTGGCCGGGGAAGACGCGGTTCAGGTTCATCATGTCGATGGGCGTCCCGCGGCTGACCGCGGCGTAGGAGAGGGGGTTGGCCACCGGCATGACCAGCAGCCGGCCGGCCAGGCCCCTCAGGTCCGCCGTCTCCAGGAACCGGCAGACGATCTCCACGCCCGTGGCCTCTTCGCCGTGGATCCCCGCGGAGATGCCCACCGTGGGGCCGGGCGCCTCTCCCCGGATCTCGTGCACCGGCAGGAACAGTCCGGTACCGCTGGCCAGCGTCCCGACGGGAACCGGACGGTAGGTGCGGGTCGGCATCAGCACCCTCCTGTTCTTCGTGCGCTCATGGGCTCATGACCGTGTCGGCATGCCTCATTGGGGGCGGAACTTCGGGTCGAGGAGATCGCGGATCCCGTCGCCCACGAGATTGAAGCCCAGGACCGTGGCCATGATGGCCAGGCCGGAGAAGGTGGCGATGTGCGGCGCGTCCCGCAGGTACCGCGTGCCGAAGGCCAGCGTCCACCCCCAGGAGGGCGCCGGCGGCTGCACCCCCATGCCCAGGAAGGACAGCGTGGATTCCGCGACGACCGCGGTGCCCATGCCCAGCGTGGCCAGGATGACCACCGGGGAGACCACGGAGGGAAGGATGTGCCGGAGCAGGATGCGGAGGTCGCCCGCGCCGATGGCCCGCGCCGCCTCCACATAGGCCTTCTCCTTCTCGGCCAGCGTCACGGCCCGCACCACGCGGGCGTACTGCGTCCAGAAGACCAGCACCAGCGCGACGATCACGCTCGTCACGCCGGCCCCCAGTGCGGCGACCAGGGCCAGGGCGAGCAGGATGGCCGGAAAGGCCAGGAAGGTATCCACCAGGCGCATCGCCGCCCCGTCCACCCACCGACCGTAGTAGCCGGCGAGCAGCCCGACCGCGACGCCCACCGCGGCGGCCCCGCCCACGGAAGCCGCCGCCACGAGCAGCGACACCCGCGCCCCGTAGACCAGCCGGCTCAGCAGGTCCCGGCCGATGTGGTCGGTGCCCAGCGGATGCCGTTCCGAGGGCGGCGCCAGCCGGGACAGGATGTCCACCTGCTCGGGGTCGGCGGGCGTGATGAGGGCCGGTGCCGCGGCCGCGCTACAGATCACCGCCACCACGGCGAACCCGACCCTGGCTGACAGCGTCAGCCGGCGCCACAGCCGGCGGCGGGCGACACGCCCGGCCCGGCCGTTCCGCACGCCGCGGGCCGGCTCACTCGTAGCGGATGCGGGGGTCGATGAAGGCATAGGTCAGGTCCACCAGGAGGTTGAAGAGGGAGAAGACCAGGGCCAGGATTAGCACCGCTCCCTGCACCACCGGGAAGTCCCGCTGCCCGATGGCCTGAACCACCAGGCGTCCCATCCCCGGCCAGCCGTAGATGGTCTCCGTGACCACCGCGCCGCCCAGGGCGTTGCCGAACTGCAGGCCGACGATGGTCACGATGGGGAGGAGCGCATTGCGCAGGGCGTGGCGGAACACGACGACACGTTCGTGCTGTCCCTTGGCCCGGGCGGTGCGCACGTAGTCCTCTTCCAGGACCTCCAGCAGCGCCCACCGGGTCAGACGGCTGAGCAGCGCCAGGTTGAAGAAGGCCAGCGTCACCGTCGGCAGGAGCAGATGCCGGAGGCTGTCCAGCGCCGCGGACAGGTCGCCCGAGAGCAGCGCCTCCAGGAGGGGCGCGCCGCGTCCGAAGGAGGGCAACCAGTTCAGCCTGACGGCGAACAGGAGGATGAGGAGCACGCCCAACCAGAACACCGGCATCGAGACGCCGAGCTGGGCCAGGAGCATCGTCCCCGTGTCCACGACCGTCCCGCGCCGACGCGCCGCCAGCAGACCCAGCGGGATGCCGGCCAGGACGGCCACGACGATCGACGCCGTGGCCAGTTCCAGCGTGGCCGGCAGCGTCGAGAGAATCAGGCGCAGGACGGGCACGTCGAGGGTGATGGAGCGGCCGAAGTCGGCGCGGGCCACCCGCCACAGGTACAGACCGAGCTGCACCAAAACCGGCCGGTCCAGCCCCAGGAGGTGGCGGAACCGGCTCAACTCCTCGGGGGACGCCTCCTGCCCCAGCAGCGCCACGGCCGGATCCCCCGGCAGGAGGAGCAACAGGGCAAAGGTCACCACCGCCGCACTCAGGACGACGGGCAGGAGCAGCGCCAGGCGGCGGGCGGCGTAGCGGGCCATGGGAGAAGACCGCTTCCGCGGTCCGGTCCTACCCCTACGGCACGCTCGTCGTCCACAGCGACCGGAAGCTGCCGCTGGGAATGGGCGTGAATCCCTCCACGCGGCGGCTGATTCCCACCACGTATCCCTGATAGGTCAGCACATAGTAGGGCAGGTCGGCGGCGATGATGCGGGCCACCTCCCGGTAGATGCGCGCCCGCTCGTTGGGATCGGCCTTCTGCCGTCCCTCGTCCAGCAGCGCGTCCACCCGCGGGTTGCTGTACTTCTCCCAGTTCTGGCTGCCCTTGCTGTGGAACTGGTTGTACATCCCGCGGTCCGGATCAACCAGCCCCAGCCATCCCACCAGCACCACCTGGTAGTTGCCCGAGAGCAGGGCCTGGACCAGTCCCGGAAACTCGGTGATCTCCAGGCGCGCCTCGATCCCCGAGGAGCGCAGGATGCTGATGAGCAGCTCCGCGATCTGGACGCGGTTGGGGTCCTCGCTGTGGGTGCGCAGCGTGAGGGCCAGACGCTGTCCCCCGCGGTCCAGCACACCGTCGCCGTTGGTATCCCGCCACCCGGCCTCGGCCAGCAGGGCCTTGGCCCGGGTGATGTCGTGACCCGGCTGGGTGATCTCGTCGGTGTAGATGCCGGACCAGGCCGGCAGCAGGACGGACGTGGCCGGACGATCCATCTCGCGGTAGATCTGCCGCACGATGGTCCGCTGCGGGATGAGGTGGGCGATGGCCCGGCGGATGCGGAGGTCCCGGATCAGCGGATCCGCGAGGTTCATATTCAGATAGGTGATCCCCAGCCCCGTCATCTCCACCACGCGCACGCGCGGGGACGACTTCAGCCGGGCCACATCCTGGGGGGAGAGAGGGGAGTGGATCAGGTCTACGTCCCCCGCCTCCAGCGCGGCCGCCCGCGTCGTGTTGTCGGGGATGATGTGGAAGATCACCTGGCCGAGCTTCGGCCGGCCCTTCCAGTAGTCGGGGTTGGCCTCCAGGACGATCCGGCTGTTGCGCTGCCAGGAGACGAAGCGGTAGGGGCCGGTGCCGACGGGCTTCATGGCGAACTCCCCGCCCGCCCGCTCCACCGCGGCCCGGGAGACGATCCCCATGTCGGCGTACTTCAGCAGCGGCGCGTACGGGGCGCTGAGGGTGAACCGCACGGTCCGGTCGTCCGCCGCCTCCACCTTCGTGATGGGCAGGTAGAGGCCGCGCAGCGGCGCGCGCAGCGCCGGATCGAGGATCGTCGTGTAGGTGAAGACCACATCCCCGGCCGTCAGCGGGGTGCCGTCGTGGAAGCGCACGTTCGGCCGCAGCCGGAACTGCCAGACGGTGGGCGAGACCTGCGTCCACGACTC
This window contains:
- a CDS encoding ABC transporter substrate-binding protein, which produces MTGFRMRLLPVLAVVVSLAASFPVGAAPAGGTLRIGIDVDAGTLDPRLANDTTARRVIEQVFDGLVELDPQLRPQPALAESWTQVSPTVWQFRLRPNVRFHDGTPLTAGDVVFTYTTILDPALRAPLRGLYLPITKVEAADDRTVRFTLSAPYAPLLKYADMGIVSRAAVERAGGEFAMKPVGTGPYRFVSWQRNSRIVLEANPDYWKGRPKLGQVIFHIIPDNTTRAAALEAGDVDLIHSPLSPQDVARLKSSPRVRVVEMTGLGITYLNMNLADPLIRDLRIRRAIAHLIPQRTIVRQIYREMDRPATSVLLPAWSGIYTDEITQPGHDITRAKALLAEAGWRDTNGDGVLDRGGQRLALTLRTHSEDPNRVQIAELLISILRSSGIEARLEITEFPGLVQALLSGNYQVVLVGWLGLVDPDRGMYNQFHSKGSQNWEKYSNPRVDALLDEGRQKADPNERARIYREVARIIAADLPYYVLTYQGYVVGISRRVEGFTPIPSGSFRSLWTTSVP